The proteins below come from a single Necator americanus strain Aroian chromosome V, whole genome shotgun sequence genomic window:
- a CDS encoding hypothetical protein (NECATOR_CHRV.G20656.T1), with protein sequence MESASPGSQAFIDWYDSPKVPLRAQSKQLRSGVQLMKTRSAEEFSPHRFLNDTRSTSDLDSIWCTASPQENLVLSQVSDSVFISDDRVLSKSDMTTPHRSSRYSKLLSRKRPLRSKSIEQPKKQAECSEVGMSMEEGLAIGKASLAKLRQRLHSEDQSDVVGSPTNNITPLNKTRQFSPSASPISSLNTLKRRSETVLTPSCARSKQRFFTSTPKSSAAITTTPLKRFRTMDYSVPTKELANEKMKRTQSMTVTNEESDDDSFLDDVFVPFSHPDQVLQLLKQSSTQKR encoded by the exons ATGGAGAGCGCTTCACCAGGAAGTCAAG CTTTCATCGACTGGTACGATTCTCCAAAAGTTCCATTACGAGCGCAGTCAAAGCAGTTGCGGAGTGGTGTACAGCTTATGAAGACAAGAAGTGCTGAAGAGTTTTCACCTCATCGGTTTCTTAATG ATACTAGATCTACATCCGATCTCGATAGCATTTGGTGTACTGCTTCACCACAAGAGAATCTCGTTCTTTCCCAGGTTTCTGATTCTGTATTTATATCTGATGACCGTGTATTGTCAAAGTCGGACATG ACCACTCCCCACAGAAGTTCTCGGTACAGCAAACTTCTCTCACGAAAACGGCCCCTCAGATCCAAAAGCATTGAACAACCGAAGAAGCAGGCAGAATGTTctgaagtcggaatgtcgatGGAGGAAGGCCTCGCTATAGGGAAAGCGTCACTTG CAAAGTTACGTCAACGATTGCACAGTGAAGACCAGTCAGATGTGGTAGGATCACCTACAAATAAT ATTACCCCGCTAAATAAAACACGTCAGTTTTCTCCCAGTGCTTCACCAATTTCTTCATTAAATACCTTGAAGAGGAGGAG TGAAACTGTCTTAACTCCCTCTTGTGCTCGCTCCAAACAAAGGTTTTTCACAAGCACACCAAAAAGTTCGGCTGCAATAACAAC CACTCCTTTAAAACGATTTCGAACTATGGATTACTCCGTTCCTACGAAAG AATTGGCAAACGAGAAAATGAAGCGGACGCAGAGTATGACTGTAACGAACGAGGAAAGCGACGATGACTCGTTCTTGGATGACGTATTTGTACCCTTTAGCCATCCAGATCAAGTCTTACAGCTACTGAAGCAAAGCTCAACTCAAAAACGGTGA
- a CDS encoding hypothetical protein (NECATOR_CHRV.G20657.T1), with protein MVKLVVLISGKRKSGKDYCCRKLKAALEPLKVTVSGLSHSLKAIYAAKNGLDYSELISDGPYKEIYRLKMIKWGESVRESEPYFFCRSAITATCEDDVVIISDCRRPTDIEYFRRNYHTLTVRIKASIEERERRGFAFVEGIDDMPSECALDDYTHDMTIVNDSSRDLTCEIDNVVQHVKRILEETHT; from the exons aTGGTGAAATTAGTAGTTTTAATATCCGGGAAACGGAAGTCAGGCAAAGACTACTGCTGCAGAAAATTGAAGGCAGCACTTGAGCCTTTGAAAGTTACTGTGTCTGGACTTTCGCACAGTTTGAAGGCAATCTATGCTGCGAAAAACG gcCTTGATTATTCGGAACTAATTTCGGACGGCCCTTATAAGGAAATATACCGTCTAAAAATGATCAAATGGGGTGAAAGCGTTCGTGAAAGCGAACCCTACTTTTTCTGCAG ATCTGCGATAACAGCAACATGCGAGGACGATGTAGTGATTATCTCGGACTGCAGAAGACCAACCGatattgaatattttcgaaGGAACTATCATACATTGACGGTTCGTATCAAAGCAAGCATTGAAGAGAGAGAACGACGTGGATTTGCATTCGTCGAAGGGATTGACGATATGCCTTCAGAATGCGCTCTAGACGACTACACTCATGATATGACCATAGTAAACGATTCTTCTAGAGATCTGACTTGTGAGATCGATAATGTAGTCCAGCATGTTAAAAGGATATTAGAAGAAACACATACGTAA
- a CDS encoding hypothetical protein (NECATOR_CHRV.G20658.T2) has translation MKIIFELRAYLNAVRLRISSFEMDQFQALIEPGRQFARDSIRLVKRCTKPDRKEYQKIAVATAIGFAIMGFIGFFVKLIHIPINNIIVGA, from the exons ATGAAAATCATCTTTGAATTACGCGCCTATCTGAATGCAGTTCGACTACG CATCAG caGTTTCGAAATGGATCAGTTCCAAGCACTCATCGAACCTGGTCGCCAGTTTGCCAGGGATTCTATTCGGTTGGTGAAACGGTGTACGAAACCCGATAGGAAAg AATACCAGAAGATTGCAGTTGCTACTGCTATCGGCTTCGCTATCATGGGCTTTATCGGGTTTTTCGTCAAGCTCATCCACATCCCCatcaacaacatcatcgtTGGAGCCTAG
- a CDS encoding hypothetical protein (NECATOR_CHRV.G20658.T1) has protein sequence MDQFQALIEPGRQFARDSIRLVKRCTKPDRKEYQKIAVATAIGFAIMGFIGFFVKLIHIPINNIIVGA, from the exons ATGGATCAGTTCCAAGCACTCATCGAACCTGGTCGCCAGTTTGCCAGGGATTCTATTCGGTTGGTGAAACGGTGTACGAAACCCGATAGGAAAg AATACCAGAAGATTGCAGTTGCTACTGCTATCGGCTTCGCTATCATGGGCTTTATCGGGTTTTTCGTCAAGCTCATCCACATCCCCatcaacaacatcatcgtTGGAGCCTAG